Proteins from a genomic interval of Enterococcus faecium:
- a CDS encoding F0F1 ATP synthase subunit epsilon: MDQYLTVNVVTPAGLVYDHHAAIVVARTTAGELGILPKHAPIIVPLTIDEVRVKRTDSDTHVDWIAVNGGIMEVRDNVVSIVADSAERERDIDVSRAERAKQRAERQIEEAKAKQDTNELKRATVALHRAINRIKVSKHS; encoded by the coding sequence ATGGATCAATATTTAACAGTAAATGTGGTAACTCCTGCCGGTTTGGTCTATGATCACCATGCAGCTATCGTCGTTGCACGTACGACAGCTGGTGAGCTTGGGATTTTGCCTAAACATGCACCAATCATCGTTCCATTGACGATTGATGAAGTTCGTGTAAAACGAACAGATTCAGATACCCACGTCGATTGGATCGCTGTTAATGGCGGAATCATGGAAGTTCGTGATAATGTTGTTTCAATCGTTGCTGATAGTGCGGAACGTGAACGTGATATCGATGTATCTCGTGCGGAACGTGCAAAACAACGCGCAGAACGCCAAATCGAAGAAGCAAAAGCAAAACAAGATACGAACGAATTGAAACGGGCAACTGTTGCGTTGCACCGAGCAATCAATCGTATCAAAGTATCTAAGCACTCATAA
- a CDS encoding GNAT family N-acetyltransferase, with product MIEELNKKDLPWSLLLDADPDKEKVQVYVSRGSGWIWKEKEKTIGVLIYVAREKEYEIVNVAVTPTYQGKGIGGKLLETAFQKLSQLASNQTRIIIRTGTTSSAALHLYQKMGYVEIGRVKDYFIHHYSEPIFENGDQLRDQVILAIHLPKNSFN from the coding sequence ATGATCGAAGAACTAAACAAGAAAGATTTACCATGGTCCTTGTTATTAGATGCAGATCCTGATAAAGAAAAAGTTCAAGTATATGTTTCCAGAGGGAGTGGCTGGATATGGAAAGAAAAAGAAAAAACAATAGGTGTACTGATCTATGTGGCAAGGGAAAAAGAATACGAAATCGTCAATGTAGCAGTAACCCCAACGTATCAAGGAAAGGGGATTGGCGGAAAATTACTTGAGACAGCTTTTCAGAAGCTTTCACAGCTAGCTTCAAACCAAACTCGGATCATTATACGTACTGGCACTACTAGTAGCGCTGCGTTACACCTCTATCAAAAAATGGGCTATGTGGAGATTGGTCGAGTCAAAGACTATTTTATCCATCATTACTCTGAGCCCATTTTTGAAAATGGAGATCAATTAAGGGATCAAGTGATTTTAGCAATTCACTTACCTAAAAATAGCTTTAACTAA
- a CDS encoding F0F1 ATP synthase subunit gamma produces MGASLNEIKTRIASTKKTSQITRAMQMVSASKLTKSEASSQKFQVYATKVREIVTHLTATQLNDIASENPRGDINYNSMLLSRPVKKTGYIVITADGGLVGGYNSSILKQTMSILEEDHQSPDDYVMIAIGGTGADFFKARGINLAYELRNLSDQPSFDEVRKIVNMATTMFQNEVFDELYVCYNHHINSLTSQFRVEKMLPISDLDPEEATTFEQEYIFEPSKEEILSQLLPQYAESLIYGAIVDAKTAEHAAGMTAMKTATDNAANIIDELTVSYNRARQGAITQEITEIVAGASALE; encoded by the coding sequence ATGGGTGCTTCATTAAATGAAATCAAGACACGTATCGCTTCAACGAAAAAAACGAGCCAAATCACGCGGGCAATGCAGATGGTGTCTGCTTCTAAGTTGACAAAATCTGAAGCTTCTTCACAGAAGTTTCAGGTTTATGCAACAAAAGTAAGAGAAATCGTTACGCATTTGACTGCTACTCAGTTAAATGATATTGCCTCAGAAAATCCTAGAGGGGATATCAATTACAACAGCATGCTGCTCAGCCGTCCTGTTAAGAAAACTGGTTATATCGTCATCACTGCAGATGGCGGTTTAGTCGGTGGATATAACAGCTCGATATTGAAACAAACGATGTCTATTTTAGAAGAAGACCACCAATCACCCGATGATTACGTGATGATCGCAATTGGCGGAACTGGTGCAGACTTCTTTAAAGCACGCGGTATCAATCTAGCATATGAGCTGCGCAATCTATCTGATCAGCCAAGCTTTGATGAAGTCCGCAAAATCGTAAATATGGCAACAACTATGTTCCAAAACGAAGTATTCGATGAATTATACGTATGTTATAACCATCATATCAATTCGCTAACTAGTCAGTTTCGTGTAGAAAAAATGCTGCCAATCTCAGACTTAGATCCAGAAGAAGCAACTACTTTCGAACAAGAATATATTTTTGAACCTTCAAAAGAAGAAATCTTGTCTCAGTTATTGCCTCAGTATGCTGAAAGTTTGATCTACGGTGCGATCGTTGACGCCAAAACAGCAGAACATGCTGCTGGTATGACAGCAATGAAAACAGCAACTGATAATGCTGCTAATATCATTGATGAGCTGACGGTTTCTTATAACCGTGCAAGACAAGGGGCTATTACCCAAGAAATTACCGAAATTGTTGCCGGAGCTTCGGCACTAGAATAG
- a CDS encoding ROK family protein has translation MGILVFDFGGSAVKYGCWDGKEIKGKGQFATPESWEEMKTQLFQVYKKILVSFEVEGIGISSPGVVNNEKQVIEGISAIPYIHGFNIFRDLETLFQLPVTIENDANCAGMAEFYEGAARDYQDVAFVVAGTGIGGALFTKGQINKGAHLYGGEFGLMFLDGDKTFSKLGTAVQMAWRYCERKGLDKNAYTGKDVFELAETGDAIAKEEVESFYTYLTKGLFSIQFSFDPEVIVLGGGVSAKEGLIDEIKSRMKKLTEQFDLHDFEPQILLCEYRNDANLVGAAANYLAVRQGEN, from the coding sequence ATGGGAATATTAGTTTTTGATTTTGGTGGATCGGCTGTCAAATATGGTTGTTGGGATGGCAAAGAGATTAAAGGTAAGGGACAATTTGCAACGCCTGAATCTTGGGAAGAAATGAAAACGCAATTATTTCAAGTTTATAAAAAAATACTCGTTTCTTTTGAAGTCGAAGGAATTGGAATCAGCTCTCCTGGAGTAGTGAATAATGAGAAACAGGTGATTGAGGGAATCAGTGCGATTCCTTATATTCATGGATTTAATATTTTCCGAGATTTGGAAACTCTGTTTCAACTCCCAGTAACGATTGAAAATGACGCCAACTGTGCCGGAATGGCTGAATTTTATGAAGGTGCTGCCCGTGATTATCAAGATGTTGCTTTTGTTGTGGCAGGAACTGGGATTGGCGGGGCGTTGTTCACGAAAGGACAAATAAATAAAGGGGCACATCTTTACGGTGGAGAATTTGGGTTGATGTTCTTAGATGGCGATAAGACATTCAGTAAACTTGGTACAGCGGTACAGATGGCTTGGCGTTATTGTGAACGCAAAGGTCTCGATAAAAATGCTTATACCGGAAAAGATGTCTTTGAATTAGCAGAAACTGGAGATGCAATAGCAAAAGAAGAAGTTGAGAGTTTTTATACGTATCTTACAAAGGGATTATTCAGTATTCAATTTTCGTTTGATCCAGAAGTGATCGTATTAGGCGGCGGGGTTTCTGCAAAAGAAGGGCTCATTGATGAGATCAAAAGCCGAATGAAGAAGCTGACAGAACAATTCGATCTGCATGATTTCGAACCGCAGATTTTATTATGTGAGTACAGAAACGATGCTAATCTTGTAGGTGCAGCAGCAAACTATCTCGCTGTACGTCAAGGAGAGAATTAA
- a CDS encoding DUF1146 family protein, producing the protein MQVYGIDAVLRIVSHLAFIYLAFWSLRSLRIETFFRPMHNTQIRMAIVLFSIFLGYTASNFFLEVIALCRNLFVSL; encoded by the coding sequence ATGCAAGTATACGGAATTGATGCGGTGCTTCGAATTGTGAGTCATTTGGCGTTTATCTACTTAGCCTTCTGGTCTTTACGTTCGTTACGCATTGAAACTTTTTTCAGACCAATGCATAATACGCAAATTAGAATGGCAATCGTACTTTTTTCAATTTTTTTAGGGTACACTGCAAGTAATTTTTTCTTAGAAGTTATCGCTTTATGCCGAAATCTTTTCGTTAGCCTGTAA
- the atpD gene encoding F0F1 ATP synthase subunit beta — translation MSSGKIVQVIGPVVDVEFSLDQSLPDINNALVVYKNDENKSKVVLEAALELGDGVIRTIAMESTDGLQRGMEVIDTGKAISVPVGKETLGRVFNVLGDTIDLETPFPEDAERSEIHKKAPAFDELSTSTEILETGIKVIDLLAPYLKGGKVGLFGGAGVGKTVLIQELIHNIAQEHGGISVFTGVGERTREGNDLYYEMKDSGVIEKTAMVFGQMNEPPGARMRVALTGLTIAEYFRDVEGQDVLLFIDNIFRFTQAGSEVSALLGRMPSAVGYQPTLATEMGQLQERITSTKKGSITSIQAIYVPADDYTDPAPATAFAHLDATTNLERKLTEQGIYPAVDPLASSSSALAPEIVGEEHYKVATEVQHVLQRYRELQDIIAILGMDELSDQEKVLVSRARRVQFFLSQNFNVAEQFTGLPGSYVPVEETVKGFREILEGKYDDLPEEAFRSVGRIEDVVEKAKTLGY, via the coding sequence ATGAGTTCAGGCAAGATTGTTCAAGTAATCGGTCCCGTTGTCGACGTGGAATTTTCTTTAGACCAATCCTTACCAGATATCAACAACGCATTAGTTGTTTATAAAAATGACGAAAATAAATCAAAAGTTGTTCTTGAAGCAGCGTTAGAATTAGGGGACGGAGTGATCCGGACCATTGCGATGGAATCAACAGATGGTTTACAAAGAGGAATGGAAGTCATTGATACAGGCAAAGCAATCTCTGTTCCTGTAGGTAAAGAAACATTAGGTCGCGTATTCAACGTACTAGGAGATACGATCGATTTAGAAACACCTTTCCCAGAAGATGCGGAAAGAAGCGAAATTCATAAAAAAGCACCAGCCTTTGACGAATTAAGTACAAGTACAGAAATTTTGGAAACAGGGATCAAAGTTATCGATTTGCTTGCCCCATATTTAAAAGGTGGGAAAGTCGGACTATTCGGTGGTGCCGGTGTTGGTAAAACCGTACTGATCCAAGAACTGATCCATAATATCGCCCAAGAACATGGTGGTATTTCTGTATTTACCGGTGTAGGTGAACGTACTCGTGAAGGTAATGACTTGTATTATGAAATGAAAGATTCAGGAGTTATCGAAAAAACAGCCATGGTGTTCGGACAAATGAACGAACCACCAGGTGCACGTATGCGTGTTGCTTTGACTGGTTTGACGATTGCGGAATATTTCCGTGATGTAGAAGGTCAAGATGTACTGTTGTTTATCGACAACATTTTCCGTTTCACTCAAGCTGGATCTGAAGTATCAGCCTTGTTAGGACGGATGCCTTCTGCGGTTGGTTATCAACCAACATTGGCAACAGAAATGGGTCAATTGCAAGAACGTATCACATCTACGAAAAAAGGTTCGATCACATCGATCCAAGCAATCTATGTGCCAGCCGATGACTACACTGACCCGGCGCCGGCAACAGCATTCGCCCATTTGGATGCGACAACCAACTTGGAACGTAAATTAACAGAACAAGGGATTTATCCAGCGGTAGATCCATTGGCTTCTTCTTCAAGTGCTTTAGCACCTGAAATCGTGGGAGAAGAACATTATAAAGTAGCAACAGAAGTCCAACACGTATTGCAACGATATCGTGAATTACAAGATATCATTGCTATCTTAGGTATGGATGAATTATCCGATCAAGAAAAAGTGTTAGTTTCTCGTGCCCGCAGAGTCCAATTCTTCTTGTCACAAAACTTTAACGTGGCTGAACAATTTACTGGTCTTCCAGGTTCATATGTCCCTGTAGAAGAAACAGTGAAAGGATTCCGCGAAATCTTGGAAGGCAAATACGATGATCTTCCTGAAGAAGCTTTCCGAAGTGTTGGCCGAATCGAAGACGTCGTAGAAAAAGCGAAAACACTAGGCTACTAG
- the atpA gene encoding F0F1 ATP synthase subunit alpha, with amino-acid sequence MAIKAEEISALIKEQIENYQNVLSVEEIGTVTYVGDGIARAHGLENAMSGELLEFSNGSYGMAQNLESNDVGIIILGDFESIREGDKVKRTGKIMEVPVGEALIGRVVNPLGQPIDGLGEIVTDKARPVEAMAPGVMQRKSVNEPMQTGLKAIDALVPIGRGQRELVIGDRKTGKTSIAIDTIINQKGQDMICIYVAIGQKDSTVRTQVETLKKYGAMDYTIVVNAGASQPAPLLYIAPYAGTAMGEEFMYNGKHVLIIFDDLSKQAVAYRELSLLLRRPPGREAYPGDVFYLHSRLLERAAKLSDDLGGGSMTALPFVETQAGDISAYIPTNVISITDGQIFLESDLFYAGTRPAVDAGLSVSRVGGSAQIKAMKKVAGTLRLDLASYRELEAFTQFGSDLDAATQAKLNRGRRTVEILKQKLHAPLAVEKQVVILYALTHGFLDSIPVDSILDFEHELFEYLDTNHSDIFETIRTTKDLPEEEALNSAIQEYKDMFLATKGSNSSTEDKLKSIQNA; translated from the coding sequence ATGGCCATCAAAGCAGAAGAAATTAGTGCCTTGATTAAAGAACAAATTGAAAATTATCAAAACGTGCTTTCAGTCGAAGAAATCGGTACCGTAACTTATGTAGGTGACGGGATCGCTCGTGCACATGGTTTAGAAAACGCGATGAGTGGTGAGTTGCTTGAATTTTCAAATGGCTCATACGGAATGGCGCAAAACTTAGAATCAAATGATGTAGGTATCATTATCCTTGGCGATTTCGAGTCCATTCGTGAAGGAGATAAAGTAAAACGAACAGGAAAGATCATGGAAGTTCCAGTTGGAGAGGCCTTGATCGGACGGGTAGTTAATCCGCTAGGTCAGCCAATCGACGGACTAGGTGAAATCGTTACTGACAAAGCTCGTCCAGTAGAAGCAATGGCACCAGGTGTTATGCAACGTAAATCTGTTAACGAACCAATGCAAACAGGGCTAAAAGCGATCGACGCCCTTGTGCCAATCGGACGCGGACAACGTGAATTAGTCATCGGTGACCGTAAAACAGGGAAAACTTCTATTGCGATCGATACGATCATCAACCAAAAAGGTCAAGATATGATCTGTATCTATGTAGCAATCGGACAAAAAGATTCTACAGTTCGTACACAAGTTGAAACATTGAAAAAATATGGCGCAATGGATTACACAATCGTTGTGAATGCCGGTGCGTCTCAACCAGCGCCGTTGCTTTATATCGCACCATATGCTGGTACTGCAATGGGTGAAGAGTTCATGTACAACGGTAAACATGTCTTGATCATTTTTGATGATCTTTCAAAACAAGCTGTTGCTTATCGTGAACTTTCCTTGCTACTTCGCCGTCCACCAGGTCGTGAAGCTTATCCAGGGGATGTTTTCTACTTACACTCACGCTTATTGGAACGTGCAGCAAAATTAAGTGATGATTTAGGTGGCGGTTCAATGACTGCCTTACCATTTGTTGAAACACAAGCTGGAGATATCTCTGCTTATATCCCAACAAACGTTATTTCGATCACTGATGGACAAATCTTCTTAGAAAGCGACTTGTTCTACGCAGGTACTCGTCCAGCGGTTGATGCCGGACTATCTGTATCTCGTGTAGGGGGTTCTGCGCAAATCAAAGCAATGAAAAAAGTTGCTGGGACTTTACGCCTAGACTTAGCAAGTTACCGTGAATTAGAAGCATTTACACAATTCGGTTCTGACTTGGATGCAGCAACACAAGCAAAACTAAATCGTGGACGCCGTACAGTAGAAATCTTGAAACAAAAATTGCATGCACCGCTAGCTGTTGAAAAACAAGTAGTGATTTTGTATGCTTTGACACATGGATTCTTAGATAGTATCCCTGTAGACAGTATTTTAGACTTCGAACATGAATTATTCGAATATCTGGATACCAATCATTCAGATATCTTTGAAACAATCCGTACAACAAAAGATCTTCCAGAAGAAGAAGCGTTGAACAGTGCGATTCAGGAATATAAAGACATGTTCTTAGCTACAAAAGGAAGTAATTCCTCTACAGAAGATAAATTGAAATCCATTCAAAATGCATAG
- the murA gene encoding UDP-N-acetylglucosamine 1-carboxyvinyltransferase — MEEIIVRGGNQLNGTVRIEGAKNAVLPILAASLLAEEGITTLDNVPILSDVFTMNQVIRHLNVDVDFDEQKNQVTIDASRQLEIEAPYEYVSQMRASIVVMGPLLARNGHAKVAMPGGCAIGKRPIDLHLKGFQALGAKIIQKNGYIEAIADELIGNTIYLDFPSVGATQNIMMAAVKAKGTTIIENVAREPEIVDLANILNKMGAQVYGAGTETMRIEGVDHLHAVNHSIVQDRIEAGTFMVAAAMTQGNVLIADAISEHNRPLISKLIEMGAEIIEEEGGVRVIGPKHILPTDVKTMPHPGFPTDMQAQMTAIQLVAEGTSVVTETVFENRFQHLEEMRRMNAHVKIDGNVAIMDGNHELQGAEVYATDLRAAAALVLAGLKANGITRVRNLNYLDRGYYNFHIKLQQLGADVERVDMDQTSAEKTAQTIA; from the coding sequence ATGGAAGAGATCATCGTAAGAGGTGGCAATCAATTAAATGGAACAGTAAGAATTGAAGGAGCTAAAAATGCTGTTTTGCCTATTTTAGCTGCTAGTTTGTTAGCAGAAGAAGGTATTACGACATTAGACAACGTTCCGATTCTTTCTGATGTCTTCACTATGAATCAAGTGATTCGTCACTTAAACGTAGATGTAGATTTTGATGAACAAAAGAATCAAGTAACAATCGACGCTTCAAGACAATTAGAAATCGAAGCGCCTTATGAGTATGTTAGTCAAATGCGTGCTTCAATCGTTGTGATGGGTCCGCTACTTGCCAGAAATGGACATGCAAAAGTAGCTATGCCTGGTGGATGTGCGATTGGTAAACGACCAATCGATTTGCATTTAAAAGGATTTCAAGCTTTAGGAGCAAAAATTATTCAAAAAAACGGCTATATCGAAGCAATTGCGGATGAATTGATCGGTAACACGATTTATTTAGATTTCCCTAGTGTAGGTGCTACTCAAAATATCATGATGGCTGCCGTAAAAGCAAAAGGAACAACCATCATTGAAAACGTAGCTCGCGAACCAGAAATCGTTGATTTAGCAAACATTTTGAATAAAATGGGCGCTCAAGTCTATGGAGCTGGTACTGAAACAATGCGTATTGAAGGCGTGGATCATTTACATGCAGTCAACCACTCAATCGTACAAGATCGTATCGAAGCAGGTACCTTTATGGTTGCTGCTGCAATGACACAAGGCAATGTGCTGATTGCAGATGCTATCTCTGAACATAACCGCCCATTGATTTCTAAATTGATCGAAATGGGTGCAGAAATCATTGAAGAAGAAGGCGGAGTCCGTGTCATCGGACCAAAACATATCTTACCTACAGATGTAAAAACGATGCCTCATCCTGGTTTCCCTACAGATATGCAAGCTCAAATGACAGCTATCCAATTAGTTGCAGAAGGTACAAGTGTGGTGACTGAAACAGTGTTTGAAAATCGTTTCCAACATTTAGAAGAGATGCGCCGTATGAACGCTCATGTCAAAATCGACGGAAATGTAGCAATCATGGATGGAAACCATGAATTGCAAGGTGCAGAAGTATATGCAACAGACTTGCGGGCAGCAGCAGCATTAGTTTTAGCTGGCTTGAAAGCAAATGGAATCACACGTGTGCGTAACTTGAATTATCTAGACCGTGGATATTATAATTTCCATATCAAACTACAGCAATTAGGTGCAGACGTCGAACGTGTAGACATGGATCAAACTTCTGCTGAAAAAACAGCACAAACGATTGCTTAA
- a CDS encoding DUF2969 domain-containing protein: MMSKKNKDIEVRIEEVKKDIKGKNYEVTQLFIGKKMIGEILAYGPKEYEIFFGEEDFGKEKSLENAIETVIRHWNLHE; this comes from the coding sequence ATGATGTCAAAAAAAAATAAAGATATTGAAGTGCGTATAGAAGAAGTGAAAAAAGATATCAAAGGTAAGAATTATGAAGTCACTCAGTTATTTATAGGGAAAAAAATGATTGGTGAGATCTTAGCCTATGGGCCAAAAGAATATGAAATTTTCTTTGGTGAAGAAGATTTTGGAAAAGAAAAAAGTCTTGAAAATGCGATAGAAACAGTGATTCGACACTGGAATCTGCACGAATAA
- a CDS encoding DNA-directed RNA polymerase subunit beta produces the protein MSNQRYILLTLIKILVVILLLILLFVAGTMIGYGVIGGGNPFKVFQPSLWIHIRDFFH, from the coding sequence ATGAGTAACCAACGATATATCTTATTAACTTTGATAAAGATTTTAGTGGTGATCTTATTGCTTATCCTTCTTTTTGTGGCCGGAACGATGATCGGATATGGTGTCATCGGTGGCGGCAATCCATTTAAAGTATTCCAGCCAAGTTTGTGGATTCATATTCGAGACTTTTTTCATTGA
- the yidD gene encoding membrane protein insertion efficiency factor YidD codes for MKKILIYLVRGYQRFISPAFPPSCRYYPTCSNYMIKAIQTHGALKGTVMGTARILRCHPFVKGGIDYVPLTFRLTRNKKDKKEPDYKKVVKNTGSTER; via the coding sequence ATGAAGAAGATATTGATTTATTTAGTTAGAGGATATCAGCGCTTTATTTCGCCTGCATTTCCACCTAGCTGCCGTTATTACCCAACCTGTTCCAATTATATGATAAAAGCAATTCAAACCCATGGTGCGCTAAAAGGGACGGTAATGGGGACTGCACGGATCTTACGCTGTCATCCTTTTGTCAAAGGCGGTATCGATTATGTACCATTGACATTCCGATTAACGCGAAATAAGAAAGATAAAAAAGAACCAGATTATAAAAAGGTTGTGAAAAATACGGGTAGCACTGAGCGATAA
- a CDS encoding F0F1 ATP synthase subunit delta, whose protein sequence is MKLDKYTVGRRYGKALFELAIDSNQAEEIYQDLVSLRQIYEQVPGLGNMLSDVRLEPHEKREIMDKLVSGYDGIVKNFLEVVYEYNRMDDLLFMIEEYERRYDEHQGLLLGSVTTAVPLSDEQRIQLEKNVAKTMDYQSVELKQIVDSSIIGGAIVEANHRVIDGSIRTQLEKMRNQLNR, encoded by the coding sequence ATGAAACTAGATAAATATACAGTAGGAAGACGTTACGGGAAAGCTTTATTTGAACTGGCGATCGATTCAAATCAAGCAGAAGAAATCTATCAAGATCTCGTAAGTTTACGTCAAATCTATGAACAAGTACCTGGATTAGGGAATATGTTAAGTGATGTTCGTCTAGAACCTCATGAAAAACGAGAAATCATGGACAAGCTTGTCAGCGGTTATGATGGAATCGTTAAAAACTTTTTAGAAGTTGTTTATGAGTATAACCGAATGGATGACCTTTTGTTCATGATTGAAGAATATGAACGTCGATATGATGAACATCAAGGGTTACTATTGGGAAGTGTCACAACAGCAGTCCCACTTTCAGACGAACAACGAATACAATTAGAAAAGAATGTTGCAAAAACAATGGACTATCAATCAGTTGAATTAAAACAAATCGTTGATTCTTCTATTATTGGTGGCGCGATTGTTGAAGCCAACCATCGAGTAATCGACGGAAGCATTCGCACGCAATTAGAAAAAATGCGTAATCAATTAAACAGATAG